From Rhododendron vialii isolate Sample 1 chromosome 7a, ASM3025357v1:
GGATTTGGTGCAAGGTGATGCTTTTCCGGTATTTCGCTCCTGGAATCACTCCATCCACTTCTGCAAGTGGGAAGGAGTTACTTGCGGTCGTAAGCATCAACGCGTGACCATTCTAGACTTATCATCCCGAGGGTTGGTGGGTTCTCTATCCCCTCATGCAGGGAATCTTACCTTTCTCAGGACGATTGATCTCGGCAACAACAGCTTCCATGGAACCATCCCGAATGAAATTGGAAGGTTGTTTCGACTTCAACATGTTATTCTTGGGAATAATTCCTTTGAAGGCAAGCTACCTACCAATATCACTTGTTCGTCGAACATCAAAGAAATAAATCCAAATAATAACCACCTAGGAGGCGAACTGCCTGTTGGGGTGAGCTCTCTGCAAAGCCTCATTCGGAAATCTCTCTGGGCTGTCTGTGCTTTCTTTGACGAAGAACAAGCTAATCGGAAGCATTCCTTTCGAACTTGGACGACTTTTCAAATTACGTTGGCTTTCGCTGTATTCAAACAACTTGACTGGTATGGTTCCTCCCCAGCTTTACGACATGTTGTCACTCAGCTTTGTTTCTCTAACCTCCAATCAATTGCATGGAACCCTCGCCCCAGATTTTGATTTGGCTCTTCCAAATCTACAAGTATTTTTTATCGGTGGAAACCATTTCTTTGGGCCTATTCCTTCATCGATAGGCAATTCTTCTAGACTTTTGAGATTCCATATTACAGACAATGCAATTAACGGGCCCACaccaaaaagtctaggaaacCTTAATGATCTTGAAATATTTACGGCAGATACCAATTCACTTGGAACTAATAGCGGGAATGAATTGCATAACATTATGAATACGTTGTCCAACTGTTCCAATCTACGAGAGTTGAGATTAACTGCAAATAACTTTAGTGGTTTGTTGCCCCATTCCATCGCAAATCTCTCAAAATTTCTGAGTTATTTGACTCTCGGTGATAACTATATATCTGGAAGCATACCTGTTGGGATTGAGAACATTCTGAACCTACAGCTTTTCTCAGTAGTTCATAACATGCTCAGCGGCAGTATTCCTGAATCCATTGGTAAAGTCTCCAAGTAAGAAAAAATTTGGATGTACACAATAAGCTCTCAGGAAAAATCCCATCCTCCATTGGAAACCTCAGCCAGCTAAGCATCCTTGCCATTGCAGAAAATAAGCTAGAGGAAAGGATACCTGATTCCTTGGGAAATTGTAAACGTCTTCAAGTAATTGATCTCAGTTCCAATAAACTCACCGGAACCATACCTGGACAAATCTTCGAGCTTTCATCCCTATCTATTGGTCTCTTCCTAGATCATAATCAGTAAACAGGACCGATACCAACGCAAATCGGTAACTTGAGAAATCTCGGAAAGCTGTACTTATCAGAAAACAAATTATCAGGAGGAATCACAGCAACTCTTAGCAGTTTCGAAGTGTTGGAACTCCTTTCTCTCGCTGGCAATCATTTTGAAGGTCCGATTCCCGCATCCCTCAATCAATTGAAAGGTATTCGATTCCAAGATCAGTCTCGCAATAATTTGTCCGGACAAATTCCCAAGTTCTTAGTAGAGTTGAGACTTGAAAGTCTCAACCTTTCATACAATATGTTCGAAGGTGAAGTTCCAATTGATGGATTGTTCAAGCTGTGCGGAGGAGTTGAAGAACTGCAACTTCCTGCATGTCCAACAAAAGTAttgcagaaaaagaaaggacCCCTCAACAACAAAGTGATTATACCGGTAATCACTATGTTGTTTATTGTTGTGATCCTACTCTGTGTCGTAACAATTACTTTTCGAATTAGAAGGTCAAGAAGAGAAATTTCTTCGGCCTTACCTTTCCAAAGGGAGTACCCGAAACTCTCTTATGCAGAACTTCACCAAGCAACCAATGGGTTCTCTTTCGACAACTTGATAGGTAAAGGAAAATATGGTTCTGTTTTGAAAGGGATTCTTGACTCTACTGGACAAACAATTGCTGTGAAGgtattgaaacttcaagaacgtgGAGGGAATAGGAGTTTCCAAGCAGAATGTGAAGCACTGAAGAACATTCGCCACCGCAATCTGGTCAAGATAATCACATCTTGCTCAAGCATCGATTTTAAGTGCAATGATTTCAAGGCTTTAGTTTTCGAGTTCATGGAAAACGGGAGCTTAGATAACTGGTTATACCCAGAATGTCTTCATGAGCAACGGGGAACTGCGAGCTTGAACCTTATTCAACGTTT
This genomic window contains:
- the LOC131332711 gene encoding putative receptor-like protein kinase At3g47110; protein product: MDQSSVGGEPVVEVASGGGSCRWYWVSPVVVLLQSSALLLSLSLTLRWFSDLCGVPSDLVGGGSGRITLARLDFGVGGIRAGAWPWSLGSTSFQPWVLLGDLKRPKSDGLIVVSLSLYSDGFAVSATWHFNEITTAVPMSNETDRQALLAIKDLVQGDAFPVFRSWNHSIHFCKWEGVTCGRKHQRVTILDLSSRGLVGSLSPHAGNLTFLRTIDLGNNSFHGTIPNEIGRLFRLQHVILGNNSFEGKLPTNITCSSNIKEINPNNNHLGGELPVGLYDMLSLSFVSLTSNQLHGTLAPDFDLALPNLQVFFIGGNHFFGPIPSSIGNSSRLLRFHITDNAINGPTPKSLGNLNDLEIFTADTNSLGTNSGNELHNIMNTLSNCSNLRELRLTANNFSGLLPHSIANLSKFLSYLTLGDNYISGSIPVGIENILNLQLFSVVHNMLSGSIPESIENKLEERIPDSLGNCKRLQVIDLSSNKLTGTIPGQIFELSSLSIGLFLDHNQ